The following coding sequences are from one Ornithorhynchus anatinus isolate Pmale09 chromosome 11, mOrnAna1.pri.v4, whole genome shotgun sequence window:
- the VPS9D1 gene encoding VPS9 domain-containing protein 1, with amino-acid sequence MAGPCGSGVPRPLQSAMKLANGAIELDSGNRPREAYTEYLKSIQYISQVLLEEAEVVKGDPVTPDTTKMLKLAEQCLERARSTAARLGKPRWKPTGPESVAAPVPASRHRRVYSDEGGKLAPFLPPEIFQKLQAAKSQSSKKELTPLEEASLQNQKLKAAYEARMARLNPNQAVQKTSLTLSLQRQMMENLVIAKAREETLQRKMEERRLRLQEAANRRFCSSVALTSEEQEQRALYAAILEYEQDHDWPKHWKTKLKKNPSDLSLVTGLISHLLSFSDHPISQLLKKLQCSVYNRLYPIVIQNAADPKSGPGCPSLSPDTDGPLAPSGRRLRSSQSLYCMLSLAEPGRPNRDLSPGGLPAQPPPPSPLDREADGCLAGPASPLLEAACHLRDKDSSFEDLEQFLAGSEKWDLGPGEPAKPPGSGGEKAAPPDQLKSIVKDVHDSVDRLLSLTLLTFEGLNTAASKDRCLACIEEPFFSPLWTPLLALYRSVYRSREMALARSMELFRNMTPSAMGIASKLFPQKTGPKNAGSYPYCTAVQELGLMVLECCPQKKLECIVRALRTICECAEEYCGAKENRLQAGSAAIGADDLLPILSYVVLKSNLPQLVSECAALEEFIHEGYLIGEEGYCLTSLQSALSYVEQLHRGPLVK; translated from the exons atggCGGGCCCGTGCGGGTCGGGCGTCCCCCGTCCGCTGCAGAGCGCCATGAAGCTGGCCAATGGGGCCATCGAGCTGGACAGCGGCAACCGTCCCAGG GAGGCGTATACCGAATACCTGAAGAGCATCCAGTACATCTCCCAGGTGCTGCTGGAAGAGGCCGAGGTGGTAAAAG GTGACCCAGTGACCCCAGACACCACAAAGATGCTGAAGCTGGCAGAGCAGTGCCTGGAGAGGGCCAGGTCAACCGCCGCCCGGCTAG GGAAGCCGCGATGGAAGCCGACCGGCCCCGAGAGCGTGGCAGCCCCCGTCCCGGCCAGCCGGCACCGCAGAGTGTACTCGGACGAGGGGGGGAAActggctccttttcttcccccggAAATCTTTCAGAAGCTGCAGGCCGCCAAGTCTCAGAGCTCTAAAAA GGAGCTGACACCCCTGGAAGAGGCTTCGCTGCAGAACCAGAAGCTGAAGGCGGCGTACGAGGCGCGGATGGCCCGGCTGAACCCCAACCAGGCCGTGCAGAAGACGTCCTTG ACCCTGTCCCTACAGCGGCAGATGATGGAGAATCTGGTGATCGCTAAAGCCCGGGAGGAGACG CTGCAAAGGAAGATGGAGGAGCGCCGGCTGAGACTCCAAGAAGCGGCCAACAG GAGGttctgcagcagcgtggctctgacATCTGAAGAGCAGGAGCAGCGGGCCCTCTATGCCGCCATTCTGGAGTACGAACAAGATCAT GACTGGCCAAAGCATTGGAAAACCAAACTGAAAAAGAACCCAAGTGACCTGTCTCTGGTGACTGGCCTGATCTCCCACCTGCTcag TTTCTCCGATCACCCCATCTCTCAGCTCCTGAAGAAGCTACAGTGCTCCGTCTACAACAGGTTGTATCCCATCGTCATCCAGAACGCAGCGGACCCCAAGTCCGGCCCCGgctgcccctccctgtccccggACACGGACGGGCCGCTGGCGCCCAGTGGCCGGCGCCTCCGATCCTCCCAAAGCCTCTACTGCATGCTGTCCCTGGCCGAACCCGGCAGACCCAACCGGGACCTCTCCCCGGGCGgcctccccgcccagcccccgcccccaagcCCCCTGGACAGAGAGGCGGACGGCTGCCTCGCGGGGCCGGCCTCCCCGCTACTGGAGGCCGCCTGTCACCTGCGGGACAAGGACAGCTCCTTCGAGGATTTGGAGCAGTTCTTGGCCGGCTCGGAAAAATGGGACCTGGGCCCCGGGGAGCCGGCCAAGCCTCCGGGCTCAGGCGGGGAGAAGGCAGCGCCGCCGGACCAGTTGAAGAGCATCGTGAAGGATGTGCACGACTCCGTCG ACAGACTGCTTTCCCTCACCCTCTTGACGTTCGAGGGCTTGAACACCGCCGCCTCCAAGGACCGCTGCCTGGCTTGCATCGAGGAGCCCTTCTTCTCGCCGCTGTGGACACCCCTGCTAGCCCTCTACAG gaGTGTCTATCGATCTCGTGAAATGGCCCTGGCCAGGAGTATGGAGCTCTTCAGGAACATGACCCCCTCGGCCATGGGCATCGCCTCCAAACTCTTCCCCCAGAAGACTGGACCCAAGAATGCCGGTTCCTACCCGTACTGCACTGCAGTTCAGGAATTGGGGCTCATGGTACTGGAGTGCTGCCCGCAGAAGAAGCTGGAATGCATTG TGCGAGCCCTTCGTACTATCTGCGAGTGTGCCGAGGAATACTGTGGGGCCAAGGAGAACCGGCTACAGGCTGGATCGGCGGCCAT tgGTGCCGATGACCTGCTGCCTATCCTGTCCTACGTGGTGCTGAAGAGCAACCTCCCCCAGCTGGTGTCCGAGTGTGCGGCGCTGGAGGAGTTCATTCACGAGGG